A stretch of DNA from Rhizobium sp. N324:
AGGCGGAAGCAAATCAATCCATAAGTTCCGTTAGGAACGGTTGGCTTTTCCAGATGGAAATGAGAATCGGGTCGGGCTGGCGGCAGTTCTGCGACATCGCAATCGTGCTAACGCTGCCGAGGATACCCACCGAGACCTGATTCGCCTAGCCTGTGCCCGTTATGATCTGCATGTGATCACGACCGGCCCGACGTCGCCTCGCGCTCAACGATCGGCATATGGCGTTGAAACATGATCCGGGATCTTCAGCGTCGCCTTGATGCCGCATGCGGGGCGTCGGCAGAAAGTTGGAGGCCCCTCCCCTTTTCTCCTTTGCGTCGGAAAAGATGGTGATAACGCCGGCGGGTTGTTCTCGGCGGGTTCAAATTGCGCTTATCTCTGCGGCGTACACCATGCGTAGACGAAAGATGGATTATGAACTTCAAGGGAATAAGCGCTCCGCTCAATGCCGGTCGTCTCGAACAAATGCTCGGCCTTGCCCCGTCACGTCGCGATCCTGAAACCCATGACGCAAACGGCAAGTCCTCAGGCAATGGCCCCGTCCGCGGGCCGGAAGCCGAAAACCTGTACCATTCGTCCGTCTATAAATGACAGGTGGATTGCTCCATCCGGTCTGCGATCAGAAACACTTCGCCGAGTCGGCGCCCATGCTGAGTCGCATCCAATGTGTGAAGGCTAGCGTCGGCAAAGCTGGAGACGACCGCCGTTGTCAGCTGACAACAGCGCTAAGATTCCGGAATTACACATGATTTTTTCGGCGAAACCGGTTTGTTATCCATTCGCTAACCAAGAAATCGCTTGACGTCATTGCCAGACTCACGATCATTTGCGCAAAATTACCCGATTTATCAGGATTTGCGTGAATGCCGACCAAGGCCGCGATTGTTGAGAAAGCCAAGAGAGCGAGTCAAGTCTCGATCGACGAGACGATTGCGCAGGACTCGACGATGCTCAGCAGCCAGCTCCAGGTGCTGTTCGAGCGGTTGTTTTCGCCCGATGCCCGCAAATCGCTGCGGCGCTTCAGCAGCACCGAGACCGCCAAGCTGCTCGGTGTCACCGACAGCTATGTTCGCCACCTCGCCGCCCAGGTGGAAAGCATCAATCCAGAAAAGACGGCGTCTGGCCGGCGGGTGTTCTCGCTCGAGGAAATCCATGCGATGCGCCAGCATCTCGGGCGCACCAAACCCTCCTATCTGCCGATGCGCCGGCCGGGCGACCATCTCCAGGTGATCGCCGTCACCAACTTCAAGGGCGGCTCCGGCAAGACGACGACATCCATCCATCTGGCGCAGTTCCTGGCGCTACGCGGTTATCGCGTGCTGGCCGTGGACCTCGATCCGCAGGCCTCGATGTCGGCGATGCTCGGCTATCAGCCCGAATTCGACGTCGGGGAAAACGAGACGCTTTACGGCGCCATCAAATATGACGAGACCCGCCGCGACGTCGCCGACATCGTGCGCCAGACTTATTTCCCCGGTCTCGATCTCATCCCCGGCAATCTCGAACTGCACGAGTTCGAACACGATACTCCAAAGGCCCTGGCCGACACCAACCGCGACGACAAGGACATGTTCTTCATGCGGGTCGGCAACGCGCTGCATTCGCTGGAAGAGAGCTACGACGTCGTCATCATCGATTGCCCCCCTACCCTCGGCTTCCTGACGCTGTCTGCTCTCTGCGCCGCCACTGCCGTGCTGATCACCGTTCATCCGCAGATGCTCGACGTCGCGTCGATGAACCAGTTCCTGACGATGACCTCCGACCTTCTGTCCGTGGTCAAGGAGGCCGGCGGCAATCTCGATTACGACTGGATGCGCTATCTCGTTACCCGCTATGAGGCCAATGATGGCCCGCAGGCGCAGATAGTCGCTTTCCTGCGCAGCCTGTTCGGTGAGCGGGTGCTGACCTCGATGATGGTCAAGTCGACGGCGGTTTCGGATGCGGGCCTGTCCAAGCAGACGATCTACGAGGCGGGACGCGAGACAATGCATCGCCAAACCTATGACCGCGGCGTCGAATCGGTCGACAACGTCAATGCCGAGGTCGAGCAACTCATTCGCAGTGCATGGAGCAGGACATGAGCCCAAAAGGTCGCGATATCCTGAAGAGCATGGTGGGCGCCGTCGAGCCGGCACGGCCGGATGCGCCGAGCGCGCCGCCCCCGCATCGCCCATCGGGCGCGGTCAAGGCGATGAACTTGTCGCTGGGACGGCTGGGGGAGGAAGCGGCGGCCGCCAAGGCGCTGCGTGAATCGCTCGCCTCCGGCGACAAGGTGCTGGAGTTAGATCCGGCTGCCGTCGAAATGTCCTTCATCCGCGACCGTATTCCCGTCGATCAGGATCCTGAGTTCGAGCGGTTGAAGCAGTCGATCCAGGAAAGCGGGCAGCAGGTTCCGATCCTGGTGCGGCCGGATCCCGTCAAGGCCGGGCATTATCAGGCCGCCTACGGCCACAGGCGTCTGCGTGCGGTTGCGGAGATCGGCGTTCCTGTCAAGGCCGTCGTTCGCAAGCTTACGGATGAGGAATTGATCCTTGCGCAGGGTCAGGAAAACGGCCCGCGTGTCGATCTGAGCTTCATTGAGCGGGCGCTGTTTGCACGACGCATGGATGAACACGGCTTCAGCCGCGACATGATTGCCCAGGCGCTGGCGACGGATAAGCCGGAAACGTCGAGGCTGCTGCAGGTGGCGCAGACGATCGACCCCGAGATCATTCTCGCCATCGGACCGGCGCCCAAGGTCGGACGGCCGCGCTGGCTGGCCTTCGCCGAGAAATTCAGAGAGGCAGGCGGGCAGAAGAAGGCGCAGGCCGCAATTGCTGCCACAGCTTTTCAGGCCCTGGAGAGCAATAGTCGCTTCGATCTCATCTGGAAGGCGCTTGAGGAAAAGAGCGCGCCGCAGCGGGCCGAGCAGACGCTTCGGACCCAAAGCGGGGGGACGCTTGCTTCGGTGAGCCACTCCGGAAAGACCTTTCGCATCACCGTCAAATCGGCGGCGTTTTCGGAATTCCTGGCCCGGCGGTTGGTTGGTCTCGCCGCCGAGTTCGAAGAGGAAAATGAGGGAAAATGAACCAATTAGACCGATTGTCAGCTGACAATTCGGATAGGAGATAACGCGCAAAAGAAAAAAGCCCCCGAACGTCACCGTCGCGGAAGCTTTCCTCGTAGTCTTGAACACCTCCGAGAATCGCACTTCCGAGAATCGCTGTCAAGAGTTTTTGGCGCCGTTTTGGCGAGCGGACTTCTTTTGCCTTGTCGAGGTGGAAGAGATGGAAACCGGAAATGTAACGACGCCCTTCGGGCGGCGGCCGATGACGCTTGGCATGCTCGCGAGCCAGGTGATGGCAGGCGAAATCAAGCCTGATCAGTCGGTCGACAAATGGAAATTGTTTCGTGCGCTGTGCGAAGCAAAGCCGCTGCTCGGCATCAGCGATCGGGCGCTTGCGGTGCTTAATGCGCTCTTAAGCTTTTATCCCAAGAATGAGCTGGCACAGGAAAACGGACTGATCGTATTCCCGTCGAATATCCAGCTTTCGCTGAGAACGCATGGCATGGCCGAACAGACGGTGCGGCGCCATCTTGCAGCACTCGTCGAGGCCGGACTTCTGCTGCGCAAGGATAGTCCCAACGGCAAACGTTATGTCCGCAGGGACAGGGCAGGGGAGGTCAACGAGGCCTTCGGCTTCTCGCTGGCGCCGCTGCTTGCCCGTGCCGAGGAGATCGAGCAGCTAGCCGCCGAGGTGATGGCCGAGCGGCTGCACGTCCAGCGTCTGCGCGAACGCATCACGCTTTGCCGCCGCGATATAGCCAAGCTGATCGAAGCGGCTATAGAAGAAGATGTCCAAGCGGATTGGCAGGGCCTGTACCAGGAGTTTCGGGATCTGATCGAAGGCCTGCCACGGTCGCCGACGACGGCACAGCTCGAACAATTGCTGGACGAATTGATGATGCTCAGGGCGGACGTTCTTAACCGGCTGGAAATTCGAGTTAAATCGACAAAAGCGCGCGGCAATGCCGCTTATATCGAGCGTCACATACAGAATTCAAACCCCGAATCCATT
This window harbors:
- the repC gene encoding plasmid replication protein RepC, translated to METGNVTTPFGRRPMTLGMLASQVMAGEIKPDQSVDKWKLFRALCEAKPLLGISDRALAVLNALLSFYPKNELAQENGLIVFPSNIQLSLRTHGMAEQTVRRHLAALVEAGLLLRKDSPNGKRYVRRDRAGEVNEAFGFSLAPLLARAEEIEQLAAEVMAERLHVQRLRERITLCRRDIAKLIEAAIEEDVQADWQGLYQEFRDLIEGLPRSPTTAQLEQLLDELMMLRADVLNRLEIRVKSTKARGNAAYIERHIQNSNPESISELEPSFEMKQGAMPEQDNGRGTGTLGEGRSEAIRSDSQPEQRGRRPGGREDGGGLKSFPLGLVLQACPEILAYGPNGEIRNWRDLMSAAVTVRSMLGVSPSAYEEAANAMGPENAATVMACILERGGHINSAGGYLRDLTRRSEKGEFAIGPMLMALLRANAPASRKAG
- the repA gene encoding plasmid partitioning protein RepA, with the translated sequence MPTKAAIVEKAKRASQVSIDETIAQDSTMLSSQLQVLFERLFSPDARKSLRRFSSTETAKLLGVTDSYVRHLAAQVESINPEKTASGRRVFSLEEIHAMRQHLGRTKPSYLPMRRPGDHLQVIAVTNFKGGSGKTTTSIHLAQFLALRGYRVLAVDLDPQASMSAMLGYQPEFDVGENETLYGAIKYDETRRDVADIVRQTYFPGLDLIPGNLELHEFEHDTPKALADTNRDDKDMFFMRVGNALHSLEESYDVVIIDCPPTLGFLTLSALCAATAVLITVHPQMLDVASMNQFLTMTSDLLSVVKEAGGNLDYDWMRYLVTRYEANDGPQAQIVAFLRSLFGERVLTSMMVKSTAVSDAGLSKQTIYEAGRETMHRQTYDRGVESVDNVNAEVEQLIRSAWSRT
- the repB gene encoding plasmid partitioning protein RepB codes for the protein MSPKGRDILKSMVGAVEPARPDAPSAPPPHRPSGAVKAMNLSLGRLGEEAAAAKALRESLASGDKVLELDPAAVEMSFIRDRIPVDQDPEFERLKQSIQESGQQVPILVRPDPVKAGHYQAAYGHRRLRAVAEIGVPVKAVVRKLTDEELILAQGQENGPRVDLSFIERALFARRMDEHGFSRDMIAQALATDKPETSRLLQVAQTIDPEIILAIGPAPKVGRPRWLAFAEKFREAGGQKKAQAAIAATAFQALESNSRFDLIWKALEEKSAPQRAEQTLRTQSGGTLASVSHSGKTFRITVKSAAFSEFLARRLVGLAAEFEEENEGK